A portion of the Brevundimonas pondensis genome contains these proteins:
- a CDS encoding ATP synthase F1 subunit epsilon yields MAGKLNFSLVAPEREIFAGSVDQVDAPGVEGDFGVLPGHAPFMTTLREGVVTIYDGAVRRRFEVKGGFADINAQGLSILAEEASEIVEG; encoded by the coding sequence ATGGCCGGTAAGCTGAACTTCTCCCTCGTCGCCCCGGAACGCGAAATCTTCGCCGGTTCGGTCGATCAGGTCGATGCACCGGGCGTCGAGGGCGACTTCGGCGTCCTGCCTGGCCACGCCCCCTTCATGACCACCCTGCGCGAAGGCGTGGTGACCATCTATGACGGCGCTGTGCGCCGTCGGTTCGAGGTCAAGGGCGGCTTCGCCGACATCAACGCCCAGGGTCTCAGCATCCTGGCCGAAGAGGCCTCGGAGATCGTCGAGGGCTAA
- a CDS encoding F0F1 ATP synthase subunit gamma: protein MASLKEMRNRIGSVKATQKITKAMQMVAAAKLKRAQEQAENARPYATRMASVIANLAAGVSGDGAPKLLAGTGADQRHLIVVATADKGLAGGFSSNVVRAARDRINSLIAQGKDVRVIAVGKKSRDPLTRLFGDKVVKSFELSEHKVLGLPAAQPIAELIAESFEDGQADVVTLFYSQFKSVISQVPTASQLIPAVVEGDAQPIDLNGAVYEYEPSEEEILETLLPRNLTTQILAALYENQAGFFGAQMAAMDNATRNAGDLINSLTLQYNRKRQAQITTELIEIIAGAEAL, encoded by the coding sequence ATGGCCAGCCTTAAGGAAATGCGCAATCGGATCGGAAGCGTCAAGGCGACGCAGAAGATCACGAAAGCCATGCAGATGGTCGCCGCGGCCAAGCTGAAGCGCGCCCAGGAGCAGGCCGAGAACGCCCGCCCCTATGCGACGCGGATGGCCTCGGTCATCGCCAACCTGGCCGCCGGCGTCTCGGGCGACGGCGCGCCGAAACTGCTGGCCGGCACGGGCGCCGATCAGCGTCACCTGATCGTGGTCGCCACGGCGGACAAGGGTCTGGCGGGGGGCTTCTCGTCCAACGTCGTCCGCGCCGCTCGCGACCGGATCAACAGCCTGATCGCCCAGGGCAAGGACGTCCGCGTCATCGCCGTCGGCAAGAAGTCGCGTGATCCCCTGACGCGCCTGTTCGGCGACAAGGTGGTCAAGTCCTTCGAGCTGAGCGAGCACAAGGTGCTGGGCCTGCCGGCTGCACAGCCGATCGCCGAACTGATCGCCGAGAGCTTCGAGGATGGTCAGGCCGACGTGGTCACCCTCTTCTACAGCCAGTTCAAGTCGGTGATCTCGCAGGTGCCGACCGCCAGTCAGCTGATCCCGGCCGTCGTCGAAGGCGACGCCCAACCGATCGACCTGAACGGCGCGGTCTATGAGTATGAGCCCTCGGAAGAGGAAATCCTCGAGACCCTGCTGCCGCGCAACCTGACGACGCAGATCCTGGCCGCTCTCTACGAGAACCAGGCCGGCTTCTTCGGCGCGCAGATGGCCGCGATGGACAACGCCACGCGCAATGCGGGCGACCTCATCAACAGCCTGACCCTGCAGTACAACCGTAAACGCCAGGCCCAGATCACCACCGAGCTGATCGAGATCATCGCCGGCGCTGAAGCGCTCTGA
- the atpD gene encoding F0F1 ATP synthase subunit beta, giving the protein MTDATATKKPAAKKPAAPKKAAAPKAAAAVAGSGRIAQVIGAVVDVEFDGALPAILSALETQNVDQKTGEPFTLVLEVAQHLGENMVRAISMDTTEGLTRGQPVVDTGKSIMAPVGPGTLGRIMNVVGQPIDEAGPIKTTEYRPIHKEAPTFDEQSTSAEILVTGIKVIDLICPYTKGGKTGLFGGAGVGKTVTMQELINNIAKAYGGYSVLAGVGERTREGNDLYHEMIESNVNVDPAKNNGSTEGSKCALVYGQMNEPPGARARVALTGLSIAEYFRDEEGKDVLLFVDNIFRFTQAGSEVSALLGRIPSAVGYQPTLATEMGNLQERITSTKKGSITSVQAIYVPADDLTDPAPAASFAHLDATTVLNRDIAAQAIFPAVDPLDSTSRIMDPLVIGEEHYTVARRVQEILQQYKALKDIIAILGMDELSEDDKLVVSRARKIQRFLSQPFFVAEQFTNSPGKFVELKDTIRSFKAICDGEYDHLPEAAFYMVGAIEEVVEKAAKMASEA; this is encoded by the coding sequence ATGACCGACGCCACCGCCACCAAGAAACCCGCCGCCAAGAAGCCGGCTGCTCCCAAGAAGGCCGCCGCTCCGAAGGCCGCCGCCGCCGTCGCCGGCTCGGGCCGTATCGCCCAGGTCATCGGCGCCGTCGTCGACGTTGAGTTCGACGGCGCCCTGCCGGCCATCCTGAGCGCTCTGGAGACGCAGAACGTCGACCAGAAGACGGGCGAGCCCTTCACCCTGGTTCTGGAAGTCGCCCAGCACCTCGGCGAGAACATGGTCCGCGCCATCTCGATGGACACGACCGAAGGTCTGACGCGCGGCCAGCCCGTCGTCGACACCGGCAAGTCGATCATGGCCCCGGTCGGCCCGGGCACCCTCGGCCGCATCATGAACGTCGTCGGCCAGCCGATCGATGAAGCCGGTCCGATCAAGACCACCGAATACCGTCCGATCCACAAGGAAGCCCCGACCTTCGACGAACAGTCGACCTCGGCGGAAATCCTGGTCACGGGCATCAAGGTCATCGACCTGATCTGCCCCTACACCAAGGGCGGCAAGACCGGCCTGTTCGGCGGCGCCGGCGTGGGCAAGACCGTGACCATGCAGGAACTGATCAACAACATCGCCAAGGCTTACGGCGGTTACTCGGTTCTGGCCGGCGTGGGCGAGCGCACCCGCGAAGGCAACGACCTGTATCACGAGATGATCGAGTCCAACGTGAACGTGGACCCGGCCAAGAACAACGGCTCGACCGAAGGCTCCAAGTGCGCCCTGGTCTACGGCCAGATGAACGAGCCGCCCGGCGCCCGCGCCCGCGTCGCCCTGACCGGCCTGTCGATCGCAGAATACTTCCGCGACGAAGAAGGCAAGGACGTGCTGCTGTTCGTCGACAACATCTTCCGCTTCACGCAAGCCGGTTCGGAAGTGTCGGCTCTGCTGGGCCGCATCCCCTCGGCCGTGGGCTATCAGCCGACGCTGGCCACTGAGATGGGCAACCTGCAAGAGCGCATCACCTCGACCAAGAAGGGCTCGATCACCTCGGTCCAGGCCATCTACGTTCCCGCTGACGACCTGACCGACCCGGCGCCCGCCGCCTCGTTCGCTCACTTGGACGCGACGACCGTTCTGAACCGCGACATCGCCGCCCAGGCCATCTTCCCGGCCGTGGACCCGCTGGACTCGACCTCGCGCATCATGGACCCGCTGGTCATCGGTGAAGAGCACTACACCGTCGCCCGCCGCGTTCAGGAAATCCTGCAGCAGTACAAGGCGCTGAAGGACATCATCGCCATCCTGGGCATGGACGAGCTGTCGGAAGACGACAAGCTGGTCGTGTCGCGCGCCCGCAAGATCCAGCGCTTCCTGTCGCAACCCTTCTTCGTGGCCGAGCAGTTCACCAACTCGCCGGGCAAGTTCGTCGAGCTGAAGGACACCATCCGCTCGTTCAAGGCCATCTGCGACGGCGAATACGACCACCTGCCGGAAGCCGCCTTCTACATGGTCGGCGCCATCGAGGAAGTCGTCGAGAAGGCCGCCAAGATGGCCTCGGAAGCCTAA